From Danio aesculapii chromosome 18, fDanAes4.1, whole genome shotgun sequence, a single genomic window includes:
- the LOC130245598 gene encoding extracellular calcium-sensing receptor — protein MEPFFALIHVVMTIITFTKANETACTLQGQPVYPQLWKDGDIIIGGVFSFHSSWEIRQLTYSVTPPPLKCISLNYRDFQYVQSMLFAVEEINNSSTLIPGVSLGYRIYDTCGSMAMAVRVTMALVNAHENTTSDGPCTKQAYVQTILGDTTSSACMAMAKTIGPFNFPMISHYATCECLSDKVKYPSFLRTITSDYYQSRALAELVRHFGWTWVGAIRTDDDYGNNGMATFTKVAEQMGICLEYSLPFFRTYAEDKVMRIIEQIKSSTSRVIVAFLVHWDLEILLHKFVEYNITGYQWVGTEGWISDSVIATMDTHHILQGAVGLAIPKTEVTGLKEYILNIKKLKSSGRAIFSELWESLYQCKYSNKDDSVSMNACTGNEELSQMQNSFTDMSLMPIFSNVYKGVYAIAHTLHKLLGCKEKCASKKQLDPITFLKHLRKVHFKTKDGEDIYFDENGEAVARYEVINWQPSNEKHDQFVTVGLYDASLPVKDRLAVNVDSIVWSNNATKVPKSVCSESCSPGTRKAIKKGKFICCYDCISCADGEISNTTDSVACLRCHQEFWSNLQKDVCVEKETEFLSFKEIMGILLTTISIVGAFVTMIIAIIFFRYKNTPIVKANNSELSFLLLFSLMCCFLCSLTFIGQPTEWSCMLRHTAFGITFVLCISCVLGKTIVVLMAFKATLPASNVMKWFGPPQQRLSVLGFTFIQVLICVLWLTISPPFPFKNFNYFKEKIILECHVGSSIGFWAVLGYIGFLALLCFILAFLARKLPDKFNEAKFITFSMLIFCAVWIGFIPAYVSPPGKFTVAVEIFAILASSFGLLFCIFLPKCYVILFKPEKNSKKHLMGKLT, from the exons ATGGAGCCATTTTTTGCACTCATACATGTGGTTATGACCATCATTACTTTTACCAAGGCTAATGAAACGGCCTGTACTCTGCAAGGACAGCCTGTATACCCACAGTTATGGAAAGATGGAGACATCATAATTGGAGGTGTTTTCTCCTTCCATAGCAGCTGGGAGATCAGACAACTTACATATTCTGTTACACCACCACCGCTGAAGTGCATCAG CCTAAATTATAGAGACTTTCAGTATGTTCAGTCCATGCTTTTTGCTGTGGAGGAAATCAATAACAGTTCCACTCTGATACCTGGGGTCTCATTAGGCTACAGGATATATGATACATGTGGTTCAATGGCAATGGCTGTCAGAGTGACTATGGCTCTTGTTAATGCACATGAGAACACAACGTCCGATGGACCCTGCACAAAGCAGGCATATGTACAAACCATACTAGGAGACACAACCTCATCGGCATGCATGGCGATGGCAAAAACTATTGGACCATTCAACTTTCCCATG ATCAGTCACTATGCCACCTGTGAATGTCTCAGTGACAAAGTCAAATACCCCTCATTTCTTCGAACTATTACAAGCGATTACTACCAGAGCAGAGCACTGGCAGAACTAGTAAGACACTTTGGCTGGACCTGGGTGGGAGCTATAAGAACAGATGATGATTATGGTAATAATGGGATGGCCACTTTCACCAAAGTGGCTGAACAGATGGGAATTTGTTTGGAATATTCTCTCCCGTTTTTCAGAACATATGCTGAAGATAAAGTAATGAGGATAATTGAACAGATAAAAAGTTCAACCTCACGAGTGATTGTGGCATTTCTTGTGCACTGGGACTTGGAAATTCTGCTACATAAATTTGTTGAATATAATATCACTGGATACCAGTGGGTAGGTACAGAGGGATGGATctctgattcagtcattgccacTATGGACACACATCACATTTTACAAGGAGCTGTTGGTCTAGCAATACCCAAAACAGAAGTGACAGGTCtaaaggaatatattttaaacattaaaaaactgaAATCCTCAGGAAGAGCCATATTTTCAGAGCTCTGGGAATCACTGTATCAGTGTAAATACTCCAACAAGGATGATTCAGTGTCTATGAATGCATGCACAGGCAATGAAGAACTGTCCCAGATGCAAAACAGTTTTACCGATATGTCACTCATGCCTATATTCAGCAATGTGTACAAAGGAGTGTATGCTATTGCTCATACTCTTCACAAACTTTTGGGCTGCAAGGAAAAATGTGCCTCAAAGAAACAGCTTGATCCTATAACT TTTCTGAAGCACCTGCGAAAGGTACATTTCAAAACCAAAGATGGTGAGGATATATACTTTGATGAGAATGGTGAGGCAGTTGCACGATATGAGGTAATAAATTGGCAACCGAGTAACGAAAAACACGATCAATTTGTCACTGTTGGGCTTTACGATGCTTCTCTTCCTGTGAAAGATCGTTTGGCAGTTAATGTGGATTCAATAGTATGGTCAAATAATGCAACAAAG GTCCCAAAATCTGTGTGCAGTGAGAGCTGCTCACCTGGCACtagaaaagcaattaaaaaagGAAAGTTTATATGTTGTTACGACTGCATATCTTGTGCAGATGGAGAGATCAGTAACACTAcag ATTCAGTAGCATGTCTGCGGTGCCATCAAGAATTTTGGTCAAATCTGCAAAAGGATGTATGTGTTGAGAAGGAGACTGAATTTTTGTCTTTTAAAGAGATCATGGGAATCTTGCTTACAACGATTTCCATTGTTGGTGCATTTGTAACAATGATAATTGCAATCATATTCTTCAGGTATAAAAATACCCCAATAGTGAAAGCCAACAATTCTGAATTGAGCTTCTTGCTCCTGTTTTCGCTTATGTGTTGTTTTCTCTGTTCACTCACTTTCATTGGTCAGCCTACTGAGTGGTCCTGTATGTTGCGTCACACAGCGTTTGGGATCACTTTTGTCCTCTGTATCTCCTGTGTTCTGGGGAAAACAATAGTGGTGTTAATGGCCTTCAAAGCTACACTTCCAGCAAGTAATGTCATGAAATGGTTTGGACCTCCTCAACAGCGACTCAGTGTTCTTGGGTTCACATTCATACAAGTGCTTATTTGTGTGCTTTGGTTAACAATTTCTCCACCATTTccctttaaaaattttaattactttaaggAAAAGATCATTTTAGAATGTCATGTAGGTTCATCAATAGGGTTCTGGGCTGTTCTGGGTTACATAGGATTTCTAGCTCTTTTGTGTTTCATTTTGGCTTTTCTGGCACGTAAATTGCCGGATAAATTTAATGAGGCCAAATTCATTACATTCAGTATGCTCATATTCTGTGCTGTATGGATTGGTTTTATTCCAGCTTATGTAAGCCCGCCTGGGAAGTTTACTGTGGCAGTAGAGATATTTGCGATTTTAGCTTCAAGTTTTGGTTTACTATTCTGCATTTTTCTCCCAAAATGCTATGTGATTTTATTTAAACCGGAAAAGAATTCCAAAAAGCACTTAATGGGCAAATTAACTTAA
- the LOC130245569 gene encoding extracellular calcium-sensing receptor: MLILQLLLKVLLTQAAQPDCTPLGHRVLPELEKDGDLIIGGIFSFRTGQDGYPDSFTKMPQIRPCKDFSFREFKFAHTLMFAIDEINRDTYILPGIKMGYRIFNDCGSSNILGAAMTLVNGLEQSETGANCFKSQTVKAIIGHSGSTPTMSFAKIVGQFHIPVISHFATCACLSNRKEYPTFFRTIPNDYYQSRALAQLVRHFGWTWVGALSNKNDYGIDGITTFIKAANEEGVCIEYFEAIESTSQYNEILRIVSIIRSSTSKVIMAFMSHREIKLLVDELYKQNITGLQWIGSDAWITDDSLADIYGHTLLTGSIGFAVRNAQIPGLGPFLQKVNPSQFPSSIFVKDFWEHVFDCSFNPSELRKRCNGSENLRDVQNSFTDLTDLRFSNNIYKAVYAVAHAINNLLLCEENQSSSPNVCLKLTEIKPWQLLNSLQSVNFTTPGGESVFFDSNGDSPARYELINLQSVNRGKIDVETIGYYDASLPKDQRFSMNNVKVVWRDGGDQVPVSVCSMSCPSGTRKAMQKGRPVCCYDCILCPPGEISNKTDSVDCLKCPVTQWSNTRGDACIPKEIEFLSYDEMMGILLGLFSLIGAFFTIVVTLIFYIYRSTPIVRANNSELSFLLLFSLTMCFLCSLTFIGRPTEWSCMLRHTAFGITFVLCISCVLGKTIVVLMAFKATLPGSNVMKWFGPLQQRLSVVSFTLIQVLICAFWLILSPPFPNMNMKHYQEKVILECNLGSATGFCAVLGYIGLLAVLCFVLAFLGRKLPDNFNEAKFITFSMLIFCAVWITFIPAYISSPGKFIVAVEIFAILVSSFGLLFCIFLPKCYVILLRPEMNTKKHVMAKINSH; encoded by the exons ATGCTGATTCTTCAGCTGCTTTTGAAGGTCCTCTTAACTCAGGCAGCACAGCCTGACTGCACACCACTGGGCCACAGGGTGCTGCCTGAACTGGAGAAAGATGGAGACTTAATAATTGGAGGTATATTTTCTTTCCGCACTGGACAAGATGGCTATCCCGATTCCTTTACAAAAATGCCACAAATACGCCCTTGCAAAGA TTTCAGTTTTAGGGAATTCAAGTTTGCTCACACATTAATGTTTGCAATAGATGAGATAAATAGAGATACATATATTCTGCCTGGAATTAAAATGGGATACAGAATTTTCAATGACTGTGGATCCAGCAACATACTAGGAGCTGCAATGACATTAGTAAATGGTCTAGAGCAGTCAGAAACAGGAGCAAACTGCTTTAAATCTCAAACCGTGAAAGCCATCATTGGACATTCTGGATCAACACCAACCATGAGCTTTGCAAAAATAGTTGGACAATTTCATATACCTGTG ATCAGTCATTTTGCTACATGTGCTTGCTTGAGCAACAGAAAGGAATATCCCACCTTTTTCAGAACTATTCCCAATGATTACTATCAAAGCCGCGCACTGGCCCAGCTGGTCAGACATTTTGGCTGGACATGGGTGGGGGCGTTAAGCAATAAAAATGATTATGGTATAGATGGAATAACCACTTTTATTAAGGCTGCTAATGAGGAAGGAGTTTGCATTGAATACTTTGAAGCCATTGAAAGTACAAGTCAATACAATGAAATACTAAGAATTGTGAGCATCATAAGAAGCTCTACATCTAAGGTAATAATGGCCTTCATGTCACACAGAGAGATCAAATTATTAGTGGATGAGCTCTACAAGCAGAACATCACAGGACTGCAGTGGATTGGAAGTGATGCCTGGATCACAGATGACTCTCTAGCAGATAtctatggtcacactttacttacTGGCTCTATTGGATTTGCTGTACGCAATGCGCAAATACCTGGACTGGGCCCTTTTCTACAGAAAGTTAATCCCTCTCAATTTCCAAGCAGCATATTTGTAAAAGATTTTTGGGAGCATGTCTTTGACTGTTCATTTAATCCAAGTGAACTAAGAAAAAGGTGTAATGGATCTGAAAACTTGAGAGATGTGCAGAACTCTTTCACAGATTTGACTGACTTAAGGTtctcaaacaatatatataaagcTGTTTATGCGGTAGCTCATGCAATTAATAATCTTCTTTTATGTGAGGAAAACCAAAGCTCCAGTCCTAATGTATGTCTGAAACTTACAGAAATAAAGCCTTGGCAG CTTTTAAACTCCTTGCAAAGTGTAAATTTCACTACACCTGGAGGAGAAAGTGTCTTCTTTGATAGCAACGGGGATTCACCAGCAAGATATGAGCTGATAAATCTTCAAAGTGTTAACAGAGGCAAAATAGATGTGGAAACTATTGGCTACTATGATGCCTCTTTGCCTAAAGATCAACGGTTCTCCATGAATAATGTTAAGGTAGTCTGGAGAGACGGGGGAGATCAG GTGCCTGTATCTGTGTGCAGTATGAGCTGTCCCTCAGGCACCAGGAAAGCAATGCAGAAAGGAAGACCTGTCTGTTGCTATGACTGTATACTGTGCCCACCAGGAGAGATTAGTAACAAAACCG ATTCAGTTGATTGCCTCAAATGCCCTGTGACACAGTGGTCAAATACGAGGGGAGATGCCTGTATCCCAAAAGAAATTGAATTCTTGTCATATGATGAAATGATGGGGATACTTTTGGGATTGTTTTCTTTAATTGGGGCATTTTTTACAATAGTAGTCACGCTTATTTTCTATATTTACAGAAGCACACCTATAGTAAGAGCTAACAATTCAGAGCTGAGCTTCCTGCTGCTCTTTTCACTCACTATGTGTTTCCTATGTTCACTTACTTTCATTGGTCGCCCCACTGAGTGGTCTTGTATGTTGCGTCACACAGCATTTGGAATCACTTTTGTCCTATGTATCTCATGTGTTCTGGGGAAAACAATAGTGGTGTTAATGGCTTTCAAAGCAACACTTCCAGGAAGCAATGTCATGAAATGGTTTGGTCCTCTTCAACAAAGACTCAGTGTTGTTAGCTTTACTCTTATACAGGTCCTTATATGTGCATTTTGGTTAATATTATCACCACCATTTCCAAATATGAACATGAAGCATTACCAAGAAAAAGTTATTTTAGAATGCAATTTAGGTTCAGCTACTGGTTTCTGTGCTGTATTGGGTTATATTGGTCTCCTGGCTgtcctttgctttgttttggcttttCTCGGAAGGAAACTGCCTGACAATTTCAACGAGGCTAAATTCATCACATTCAGTATGctcatattttgtgctgtatggATCACATTTATCCCAGCTTATATCAGTTCTCCTGGAAAATTTATCGTAGCTGTGGAAATATTTGCTATTTTGGTGTCATCCTTTGGATTACTTTTCTGTATTTTCTTGCCAAAGTGCTATGTAATTTTACTGAGACCAGAAATGAACACTAAAAAGcatgtcatggcaaagataaatagtCATTAA